gacgacTTCCACTTTGAATGCCGTCAGAACtgcaagcagcaccagAAGGTCCACTACAACAACTTCGACGACGCCAAAACCTTCCACGACGTCGACAACATCTAGGTCTTCCACTACGTCCAAGCCTTCCACTTCATCGACAACATCCAGGTCTTCCACTGCATCGACAACGTCTAGGTCTTCAACTACTTCTTACTCGACTAGTAGCTCCAGCACCAACCGTGCATtgaccacctcgtccagccGATCTTCGACGAGCACCACGAGCTCATCCACTTCCACCTCTACTACTTCGTCAACCACGTCTTCTTCGACcagcacctcgagctcCGTCACACCTACGCCTACTCCCAAGGTATACAGCCTGATGGCCAACTACAACGGCCGAAACTTTTACGACAACATGTACTTCTACACATTCAAGGACCCCACCAACGGCTTGGTTGAGTTTATTGGTCAGAAGGAAGCCTCGTCCATGGGAATGATCAAGACTACCAACGGTGGTCAGGTGTACATGGGCTATGCCACTACTCGTGTTTACCCTCCCGCGACTACGCCGACTTCCACTACCACTTCCGCTTCCACGTCGACTGCTTCTgcctccacctccacctcgaaGGCTACAgtgcgtcgtcgtcaggcttcgagctcgtcgtcgtcttctgGGACTCGTTCTGGAAGCGTCAGCACCACGTCGTCTACTTCGACGTCAAGCGCTGCAGCTACCAGCTCTGCAGCACCCATCCCATACTTGAAATCACTTCGCATTTCCTCTTTCGATACCTTCACCACGGGTGTTTTCATCCTCGATGCAACTCACATACCCGTCGGTTGTGGTATATGGCCTTCATGGTGGACCGTCCCCACCAATCCTACTGGTGGCTGGCCGAATGGAGGGGAAatcgacattgtcgaagGAATCGCGTTCACCTCTCAAAACACTTATTCAGTCCACACCACGCCCGGATGCAAGATCAACTCGACGACCAACTCGCAACTCGGTAGCTACCAACTTACCAATCTCACCCAGGCGACCAACTGCGCATCTGCCGAGACGGGCAACCAAGGTTGTGGAGTGCAGTCTTCGGTGCGAAATGACTTTGGTGTGGCGTACAACAATCAAGGCGGCGGAATTCATGCTATGGCTTGGGACAAAGACACGGGTATCAAGACGTGGTTCTTCACGCGCGACCAGACACCTGCCGATATCACTGCTGGTAAGCCTGACCCCACCGGTTGGGGTACACCACAGGCCAGCTGGCCGGCTGACAACTGTGACCCCAACAAGTACTTCTTCAACCACGTCAGCGTCTTCTCCAACACAATCTGCGGCGAATGGGCCGGCGACAAGAAACTTTGGAACAACGCTTACGCAGGCCAAACTCAGAGCTGTGCAAAGCTGACCGGCTATCCAACTTGCCAGGCTTATGTGCAGAGTCAAGACTTTGATTTCAGCGAGGCTTACTGGCTGATCAATTCGGTCAAAGTCTACCAGACTAGCAGGACCCCTTAAACACCTCTTGCTTCGAGTGATCTGTCTCTTGAATATGATGGACgggcgacgagatggtggtcTGGTCGGCAGGATAGCGGAGACATGGCTGGTTTCCTTGTCCACGTAATTTTTCCCTAGATCAATTACCCGTTGCCTGTCCTCTTCCTTTCTCGATACTTGTCACTCTTTTCACACACTGTAGCATAGGCTCTTTCTTGCCCGGACTATGGAAGCTCAGTTTTTGTTCGATGAGTCATCTGCTGACGTGCGCGTCTCTGAATTGCGTTGTCTATCGAGAGCATGACGATCACGAATTTGAGTGCCGGAAGCCGGTGGCTGGCCAAAAATACAACCATCATCACTTATTATCGTTCTTCGCCAACACGACGTCGGTCTCCATGCTCTCGAACGAGCGTGCCGTTCCCAATGCACCACTCGCGACTCTTGTCTTTCACGGCGTTAttctcgatgctgatcaTCACATCCCTCTCGTAGTCATGCCAGAAGTAAGCTTCGTCCGCGTACACgggtcgagcagcgactcTTTCGGCAATGGCCAAACGTGTTTGCACAGCAAACCGTACACCACAGAGGCTACCGCGAAGCCAAAGTACCAGTTGAAGCTGTAGATGGGAACAACCAAGCTAATGCTCGGATTGATAGCATTCATGAATCCGGGCAAGTTTGGAAAAAAGGCTGTTGCAAAAGCAATGTACGCTCTCGGGTGGATCCCCCACTTTCCGTAGCTGAAGATACCGTGCGGATGCTTGTACAGCTGTTGTACGTCGAGGATTTGTCGTCCAAGAAGATAGTAGTCGACCAGGGAGATGCCGGAGATCGGACCCAACCAGCAACCATAGGCGCCTAGGAAATTGAGGAAGCCTTGAGCAGAGTTGACCAGGTTCCAGGGTGTGATGAACACAGCGAGGATACCAGCAATCAAGCAGCCTCGGTGAATGTCGATATATGCAGAGCATACGGCCATGGCGTCGGTGGCGAAGGAGATTGCATTGGCGGAAATGTTGACGCCGATAGTGGCGATGAGGAACACGAGCGCACCGCACAACGTCCATGCTCGACTCTCCCAAAGCCCTATCAGCTTGGCTGGATCCCAGGCAGCTTCGCCGTGAAGCGTTAGCGCATAGTCTGCGACGAAGAACCCACAGGCACATGGAATAGTACCTGTGATGGGCAGCAGTAAGACTTGCTGCCACGTCGGTTTGACAGATTTGCAGAATCGAGTGAAATCCGCAATATTAACCGCAACGGTGCAGtagatcgtcgtcgccgcGTTCAAGCCGACAATGATGGACCAAGCACCCGCCGTTACTGGGCCCCTTACCAATTGTCCTCCGCCATGTGTTCTGTAAAGTCTAAATACCCCTATAGCAATCAAAGCCGTTGGACAGATGTCCGCCTTGAAGCGGAAGAGCCATTTGAGCTTGTCTACCGGAATCATGGTGATTGCGGTTTGGACCAGCCAAAACATGAAGAAGCACAGAAGCCCACTAGAGGTGATGTTCGCACCGTCAGGTAGATGGTTCGGTATGTTCGCAAACCTTGGCGAGAGGCAGATCAACAGCTGCTTCGTGAGATGCCCACCCGTGACTGTGAGGATGCTGAGCCACATGAGTGCCAAAAAAGCTCTCGCTGCCACCGGAAAAAGGTAGATGCCCCAAGGAGCACGAATGATAACAGGGAAAGCGATGTGGTAGGTAGCGCCAATTACTCTCGCGGCCCACATGACGAAGCCGACGCAGAGAAAGCCGAGAAAGACGGCAGGGATCGCAGCTCGGGCGGTGACACCGGTAGCTGCCATGGAGGCTCCGAGATGCCATGTTGCAGGCGCGAACTGGTCCGAGATCCAGTAGGAGATCCAATCGATGGCTCGCCAGGTTCGTCGTTTCGGCGGGATGGGTTTGAGATAGTGATTGTCGAGAGCGGTTTCTTGCGAGAGGCGAAGCTGGAAGCTACTGTAAGTGTCAACGAGTTTGCCATTCTGGGTCGGCGGGGAAGAAAACCCATTTTCAAGTGGCAACAGCCGGGATGAAATGGGTTTTGGTGAGCGCAGGAAGGGTTGACAAAAGAAGACGACACGGAGCGAGCAAAGCTTGTATATAAGGGCAGCTAAGAATCCCATGCAACCCACAAGCGCATCGTTCTGTTCGACAGGCTACCCAGTGGGACCAGCAGCACATGAATCAACACCCGCACCACTAGCAGAGACAGCGCCGGACGGATGCTTGGACAAGAGTTCAGCGCTGTATGAGTCACTTTCGGCTCGATCGGTAAATTGGGAGGCGACTAGGCTCTCACTTCAAGCTCAAGCCCGGCTTTCTTCTTCGATAGGTGGAACCATTCCCACCAGGCACAGCGAGACAAGGTTTCGTCGCGTGCCAGGTTTGAACTAATTCCTGacttgcagctcgacctACTTGAAGCTTGTGCTTTTTCAGCAGGAGGGAGGAAGAGGTAACGACAGAGTCGAAGGAGATGTGGCCATATCACAAGCTCCGTCATTCGCTGAGTTGTCTTGCTCCTAGAAGCATGCTGATCCGACGTACAAAATAAGTGCAAGAAGACGATTTGAGCAACTGGGGAGTGCCTACTAAGCGAGATGCAGGCTAATCTTTGATCTTTACCGCGTGTTGTGTCGAGGACTATGCGTCGAGTTTTGTAGGCCGTGTAGGACAGGCAGACGGTCTAGCTCGAGTTTGCGACTGTGTCAAAGTCTATTCAGGAGCAAGCTGCAGTATATCACGAGGTCAACGTTGAAGATGTATCGCTGTTTCTATCGGTGTTTGTTAATACCAAAGGctggcaatcacgaatggagcTTCTCATTCCATGTACACGATCGTGgattcgtgagtgtcgCGGCGCTCTGATCTTGACAAGGacccttcgtgcttgatgcGATCAGCGACACGCGACATGGCGACACGCGATAAATCGTTCAATGTCAGATCTAGGTAAATCACATCACTCCCGTAATGCACAAACCTTGGTCATGCTTAGTAATTGTTTGCAGGGCGGCGAAAGCATTCCGAAGCACGCGATTCTGCGAGtacaaaatcgtgaatgtcggcGGCTTGGGCGCGCAGAAGCATGCGGGGGAAATGTCCAAAAGTGCCTATCTTAGCCAAAGCACGCCATCCAGTTAGACTCTGACTTCAGACGCATCGACAGATcgcacaatcacgaatccaacCTTCACTTGCACACTCACAACCATCGAGCGGTGGTGGGTTCTACAGTGTGATGCCATACTTGCACAAAATAGGCAATTTGGCGCACAGCCGCACCCGCTCTGTGACGACTCTGTGGTGACGACACAGGTCGCTGCTTCGCTATCGTGAAAATATTTGTTTGTCCAGGCTCGACACTTGTGAACTGTGTGGATGTGAGTTCTTCCAGAGCGAAATGAGACCCGGTTGAGAAAGTGTTCGTACCACCGGACAGGCAAAGTTGCCATGTGGCGCAGACTGTATAGTCATCCTAGCGTCTCATGATCAGTGTTGCGTGCTTCCCAAGTCGGCTAAGATCTTCTCGCCTCGATATGCAGCTGGCTCTGTCCATATATACCCATTCCAGCTCCTCTAGCCGCGCCTTTCCTGTGAACCACCTCCATCTTCCAGTAGAAGGCTATCACAGAAATGTTGTCCACTCTTCCGCCCATCACTGGTGCATCACACTTTTCCAACAAGTCATccggcgatggcgatggtggcTCCGGTGGCTTCTCCGCGTCCCAGATTGCTGCACAGCGTTCGCTCAAGTCTTCCATCCAGGAGCTCACTTCCGGTCAGCACGACGCTGATGCATCCCTGCTCACCCCCTACTCCGAGCTGCCCAAGGAGATCACTGGACCCACCGTGTGGGATGCCGCTTCCTACACTGGCGCCGCTAACGCCTCCAAGTGGGTGCACACGTTCACCGAGCACGAAATCTCGCAACTCGAGTCTGCATCTCAACTCTGGCTCGAATCCGGTCGTGAACTGGGTGAAATCGAACGTTCTACCTTCCCACTCCCTTCTGACCTCGTAGCCACGCTTACCGAGCTTCGCAGGCGTCTGGTTGAAGGCCATGGATTTTACCTCTTCAAAGGGCTGCCCACCAAGCGTTGGGGAAATCGTCTTTCGGCTATCGCCTACCTGGGCTTGGGATCGTACCTTGGAAACGTCGTTTCTCAGAACCGATATGGTCATATTCTCGGCCACGTGAAAGACCTTGGTGAAGACCCTACTGCGATCGACAAGGTTCGTATCTACCGTACCAACGCACGACAGTTCTTCCACACGGATTCCTCTGGTGGAATCGTCGGTCTTCTCTGTCTGCACAAAGCCGTGGAAGGCGGTGAATCCGACATTGTGTCTTCTCACGCGGTTTGGAACCATCTGCAAGCCAACCGTCCGGACGTTGCTGAATTGCTCGCTAGCAACATCTGGCACTTTGATCGCAAAGGAGAAGTCTCGACCATCAATGGTGAACAAAATGGTTGGGTTACGCGCCCCATTGTTCACCTGCGTCGTGGTCAACCTGCCAACCGTCTGATCCTCACTTACGATCCATACTATCTCAAATCCATCCAACGTCACGTCGATGCCGGTCACATCCCGCAGCTGTCCGAGAAGCAGAAGGAGGCAATGCAAGTGCTGGAAGATactgccaagctgctgagTCTGCACATGGTCTTGGACGTCGGAGACATTCAATTCGTCAGCGACGTACACGTGTTGCATGCCAGGACCGAGTACAAGGACCCCGCTCCGCCAGCTCCAAGGAGGCACCTGTACAGACTCTGGTTGGCAGTACCCGTGAGCGAGGGAGGATGGCAAAATGCTTACCCCGACAACGATCTGCAGCGACGTGGTGGTATTCAGGTGAATGACACCAAACCGACCTACCCTCTGGACGGAGAGTGATTCAACGTCGTGAGTTTCTCTCGACCTtctcatcatcatcttgcatGTGTTTCAAATTTAGATTCGATACGCCAAATCGGGCAGCTCTGTGTGCGAGGTCGGTGAATGTGTAATGTGCCGCACAGGCAGCGCAAGTGTagcactcgtgattgcagtTCCCGAAACAAGAATCGACAAGAACGCGGTCGGCGTATAACACTTGGCCGTCTACACAGCGTCTCTGGTCGTCCTCAGATCTACTCCAACGTAGCAAGATCCCTCCTGacctcttgctcggcggcaatcttggcgagctgcatagcttcgagcttctcACCGCCTGCCTGTCGCAActtgagctcttcgatgGCCTTCAATTTCTTGTTGAGATTGCGTACCTTTTTTTCCAAGTTGGCTGCGCTTGAGTTGCCGCCTACCTCTGCAGCACCAGATGAAGCAGTGCCAGCTGATTCTTCTACCACTGTTACACTAGCGCTagcagcgttggcgttCTTGCCAttctgctgttgcttgccgcccttcttcttgccgtcCTTCTGGTTGGTTGCGGCATTGCCGTTGGTGCGTGGAGCGGAGCCAGGTGCACCGGGGATGGCGCGTTTGCGGTTACCTGATCCGGGTGCTTGGTAGGTGCCATTTTGCGAGCCGGAGCGAGCAAGGTCTGGTGTGGAAGCACCTGAGCCACCttcgtcgatgcgcttgtAAATGTCTGGTGTACCTTGACCGCGGGCGCCCGGTGGACGGTAAGTTCCCGTGGGTCGCTTGGTGGCGGCTTTGGTTGCCAGGTAcgaggcagcggcggcagaGGCGGCAGGTGCGCTCGGGATCTGAGCAGGGAAAGCGACGAGACCGGCGTTGGAACCTGGACGCCAGCCAGCTTGGTaaagctcgtcgatcatgTCGACGTGAACGAGCTGACCGGTGCAGTGCCAAATCTTGACGCCGTTCTCCACACGCAGACGCGGGCTGAGTGTAGCAGTGAGCAAGAAATGGCCATCGGGAGACCACTGACAGACGGAGCTGTTGCTTGCGTCCATAGAAAAGATTTTGCCCTTAGACAGCTCTTGGCGGTCCCAGACGTCGACGGTGCCAGACAGGTTGCCGAAGCCAGCAATGCAAAAGAGTCGACCCTGTGGGTTAAAGGCGACAAAGTTGCGTGGTTGTgtgccgagctcggcaatgACGTTGACACGATGGCTGAAGAGCACCGCCTTGGCGGGCATGTAGCCGTAGATGACGATGAATTCTTTCGAGTTGGGGTTCCATTCAAAGTCGTGGATGGGACCTTCTTTGTCGAGCGCAACACGGCAGTCAAAGTCGCCACGAACCGACATGAGGTAAAGGTTAGTTTCACCGTAGTACGATTTGCCGGTCTTGTCATGGTCGGTGGAGGTCATGAACAAGAGCGCAGAGCCGGCCTTGTTCCACTTGATTTGAATCTTGTCGGCCTTGAAAAACGTCTTTTGCGAGACGGGCGCGGGGGGAGATTCCGGGCAAGGGATGAGAGAAGCGAGAGAATAGACGCGAACGGAAGCGGGAGCGCCCTTTTTCTCGCCACAAAATACGGCGATGCTGGGCTTGTCGCCTGGACCAACTTCAAAGCTGGTAATGCCCTCGAGACGCAACCTGCCAATGACGCCCTTGTCGGTAATATGACGAGGCTCGTAGATCTGGAGCTCGGTGGAAACCTGCCTTACACAGTACTGCTCGTTGGCGGTGAATTGAAAGAAGCAGCCTTCTTGCGACTTGCGCTCGAAAGCGGCGACGGTCTCTCCAGTCTCGGTGTCCCACATTTTGAGGTTGCGAGCATTGGAGCCGTCATCAAGCTTGGAGGGGCGCTCCCATGTGCTCAGGAAAGCACCTCTAGGTGAGAACTGGAGGTCGACGACCTTGGGGACCGGAAGATCGCGCTTCAcggacgaggtggaggcaGCACGAGTGTCCACGAGGCGAGTGAAATCGTCCATGGCGGCGGCAAAGGTGCTGCCATCGGGACTGTACTGAAAGACGCGAGTAGCGCCTGTCACCTGGTCAAAGCCGCTGACGGAGGTGTAAGAGGGCGAACCGGTGTTGAGTCCGATGGATTTTTGAGCACGGTAGGCCCACTGCGTGGTAGGCTCACCCACAGCGACCGAGACGGCCGATGGTTCGGACATGG
The Mycosarcoma maydis chromosome 14, whole genome shotgun sequence DNA segment above includes these coding regions:
- a CDS encoding uncharacterized protein (related to Uracil permease): MGFLAALIYKLCSLRVVFFCQPFLRSPKPISSRLLPLENGFSSPPTQNGKLVDTYSSFQLRLSQETALDNHYLKPIPPKRRTWRAIDWISYWISDQFAPATWHLGASMAATGVTARAAIPAVFLGFLCVGFVMWAARVIGATYHIAFPVIIRAPWGIYLFPVAARAFLALMWLSILTVTGGHLTKQLLICLSPRFANIPNHLPDGANITSSGLLCFFMFWLVQTAITMIPVDKLKWLFRFKADICPTALIAIGVFRLYRTHGGGQLVRGPVTAGAWSIIVGLNAATTIYCTVAVNIADFTRFCKSVKPTWQQVLLLPITGTIPCACGFFVADYALTLHGEAAWDPAKLIGLWESRAWTLCGALVFLIATIGVNISANAISFATDAMAVCSAYIDIHRGCLIAGILAVFITPWNLVNSAQGFLNFLGAYGCWLGPISGISLVDYYLLGRQILDVQQLYKHPHGIFSYGKWGIHPRAYIAFATAFFPNLPGFMNAINPSISLVVPIYSFNWYFGFAVASVVYGLLCKHVWPLPKESLLDPCTRTKLTSGMTTRGM
- a CDS encoding uncharacterized protein (related to eukaryotic translation initiation factor), with protein sequence MSEPSAVSVAVGEPTTQWAYRAQKSIGLNTGSPSYTSVSGFDQVTGATRVFQYSPDGSTFAAAMDDFTRLVDTRAASTSSVKRDLPVPKVVDLQFSPRGAFLSTWERPSKLDDGSNARNLKMWDTETGETVAAFERKSQEGCFFQFTANEQYCVRQVSTELQIYEPRHITDKGVIGRLRLEGITSFEVGPGDKPSIAVFCGEKKGAPASVRVYSLASLIPCPESPPAPVSQKTFFKADKIQIKWNKAGSALLFMTSTDHDKTGKSYYGETNLYLMSVRGDFDCRVALDKEGPIHDFEWNPNSKEFIVIYGYMPAKAVLFSHRVNVIAELGTQPRNFVAFNPQGRLFCIAGFGNLSGTVDVWDRQELSKGKIFSMDASNSSVCQWSPDGHFLLTATLSPRLRVENGVKIWHCTGQLVHVDMIDELYQAGWRPGSNAGLVAFPAQIPSAPAASAAAASYLATKAATKRPTGTYRPPGARGQGTPDIYKRIDEGGSGASTPDLARSGSQNGTYQAPGSGNRKRAIPGAPGSAPRTNGNAATNQKDGKKKGGKQQQNGKNANAASASVTVVEESAGTASSGAAEVGGNSSAANLEKKVRNLNKKLKAIEELKLRQAGGEKLEAMQLAKIAAEQEVRRDLATLE
- a CDS encoding uncharacterized protein (related to endo-1,3(4)-beta-glucanase); amino-acid sequence: MVNLTIRLTVLVQAALLMLALQNVATPATAFLGRSHPVFADHGTEVAKKTVNVSSTTFEHADAAPLKRAPLGTDENDEDEEDYDELEIITVFLPEQSSEEEGHVDALHKRAGPTPCPANLTRRSAAVQTAAANHKREPQPDPRIIYRTRYRTKTVYVTRTIYETVYRRCTQFVRRATTTSRRKTTSTKRKTTSTKRTSTTTSTRRTTSTSSKRTTSTLNAVRTASSTRRSTTTTSTTPKPSTTSTTSRSSTTSKPSTSSTTSRSSTASTTSRSSTTSYSTSSSSTNRALTTSSSRSSTSTTSSSTSTSTTSSTTSSSTSTSSSVTPTPTPKVYSLMANYNGRNFYDNMYFYTFKDPTNGLVEFIGQKEASSMGMIKTTNGGQVYMGYATTRVYPPATTPTSTTTSASTSTASASTSTSKATVRRRQASSSSSSSGTRSGSVSTTSSTSTSSAAATSSAAPIPYLKSLRISSFDTFTTGVFILDATHIPVGCGIWPSWWTVPTNPTGGWPNGGEIDIVEGIAFTSQNTYSVHTTPGCKINSTTNSQLGSYQLTNLTQATNCASAETGNQGCGVQSSVRNDFGVAYNNQGGGIHAMAWDKDTGIKTWFFTRDQTPADITAGKPDPTGWGTPQASWPADNCDPNKYFFNHVSVFSNTICGEWAGDKKLWNNAYAGQTQSCAKLTGYPTCQAYVQSQDFDFSEAYWLINSVKVYQTSRTP